From one Pontibacillus sp. HMF3514 genomic stretch:
- a CDS encoding TerC family protein produces the protein MESIWLEYGWTLLILIGLEGLLSADNALVLAVIAKHLPDEEKEKAIKYGIFMAFGFRFVALFAISFIANIWQIQAIGAAYLLYLGLKHVIKAKFGKENENIENEVEEEAAGKGFWPTVGKIGLADLAFAIDSILAAVALALGLPDSPIGDFGGMDGGKFIVVVLGGIAGLILIKYAATWFVKLLEKRPALETTAYAIVAWVGVKLAVITLAHDDIGVLDHDFPHSTFWTLTFYGVLVAIALIGWFSPGKKSSEEKL, from the coding sequence TTGGAGTCAATCTGGTTAGAATACGGGTGGACTTTATTAATTCTAATAGGACTAGAAGGTTTATTATCAGCAGATAATGCGCTAGTTCTAGCGGTGATTGCCAAGCACTTACCCGACGAAGAAAAAGAAAAAGCAATTAAATATGGAATCTTTATGGCATTTGGTTTTCGGTTTGTTGCTCTTTTTGCGATTTCGTTTATCGCAAATATATGGCAAATACAAGCTATTGGAGCCGCTTACCTTCTTTACTTAGGTTTAAAGCATGTCATAAAGGCGAAGTTTGGTAAAGAAAATGAAAACATTGAAAACGAAGTGGAAGAAGAAGCTGCTGGAAAAGGCTTTTGGCCAACAGTAGGTAAAATCGGACTAGCTGATCTTGCTTTTGCAATTGACTCCATTCTCGCTGCTGTCGCCCTTGCACTCGGTCTTCCAGATTCCCCAATCGGAGATTTCGGTGGCATGGATGGCGGTAAATTTATTGTCGTTGTCCTCGGTGGAATCGCAGGCCTTATTTTAATCAAATATGCTGCAACTTGGTTTGTGAAGTTACTTGAAAAGCGCCCAGCGTTAGAAACAACAGCTTATGCGATTGTCGCCTGGGTCGGAGTTAAGTTAGCTGTCATTACGCTTGCCCATGACGATATCGGAGTCTTAGATCACGACTTCCCTCACAGTACATTTTGGACTCTGACTTTCTACGGGGTACTAGTGGCTATCGCATTAATTGGATGGTTTTCACCTGGCAAGAAATCATCTGAAGAAAAATTATAG
- a CDS encoding class I SAM-dependent methyltransferase, with amino-acid sequence MEKYAEYDAFAWIYNEYWGRMPKGIEPIIDKLFFTSLPENASVLDLCCGTGQLAQILNERGYEVTGIDGSGEMLKIAQENSPSSTFLEDDARSFAVNKQFDGIISTYDSLNHIMTLNELKVVFRNVYKSLVNGGLFLFDMNMKSTYTGHWNGSFNIVEDDHVCAVRATSQPENRLAQMDITMFMFKDGQWKRSDLTLEQTWYREEELIHALREEGFSGIKTYPSEDFQMQKGRMFYLCKK; translated from the coding sequence ATGGAGAAATATGCAGAATACGATGCGTTTGCTTGGATCTACAATGAATATTGGGGGCGCATGCCTAAAGGGATAGAGCCTATTATTGATAAACTATTCTTCACAAGTTTGCCTGAGAATGCTTCAGTACTAGACCTATGCTGTGGGACAGGCCAATTAGCTCAAATCCTAAACGAAAGAGGCTATGAAGTCACAGGAATTGATGGATCAGGAGAAATGCTTAAAATAGCCCAAGAAAATTCTCCATCCAGTACGTTTTTGGAGGATGATGCAAGGTCTTTTGCCGTAAATAAACAGTTTGATGGAATCATATCTACTTATGATAGTTTAAATCATATCATGACTCTCAACGAGCTAAAGGTTGTTTTTCGGAATGTATATAAGTCTCTTGTAAATGGTGGTTTATTCTTATTTGATATGAATATGAAGTCAACTTATACAGGTCACTGGAATGGTTCCTTCAATATTGTAGAGGATGACCACGTATGTGCAGTCCGTGCAACATCACAGCCTGAAAATAGATTAGCTCAAATGGATATCACGATGTTTATGTTCAAGGATGGTCAATGGAAGCGGTCTGATCTAACTCTGGAACAAACCTGGTATCGAGAAGAAGAGCTAATTCATGCGTTAAGAGAAGAAGGGTTTAGTGGGATCAAAACCTATCCTTCAGAGGATTTTCAAATGCAAAAAGGTAGAATGTTTTACTTATGTAAAAAGTAA
- a CDS encoding PFL family protein, with protein sequence MSRNIGLHEMTETIRMVQMENLDIRTVTIGINLRDCTDPNFEQMQERVYEKIIQYAKNLTGVAESVEKEYGIPIINKRISVTPIAELLGQATVEQAIALAKTLDQAAKDLGVDFIGGYSALVHKGVTKGEQTLINALPEALSVTERVCASVSVATTKTGINMDAVKQMGEVIKEASEKTRDQNGLACAKLVVFANPVEDNPFMAGAFHGTGEGEAVLNVGVSGPGVVLNALKRHPDQGADLGSVSSVIKNTVFKITRAGEFLGRVVAERIGVPFGIMDLSLAPTNALNDSVAEILEEIGLERVGTHGTIAALALMNDAVKKGGAMASEYVGGLSGAFIPVSEDNGMIKGVSDGALSLSKLEAMTCVCSVGLDMIAISGDAPATTIAGMIADEAAIGMINKKTTAVRVIPVPDKEEGEIVEFGGLLGRAPVMGVNPYGSGQFINRGGRIPAPLQALIN encoded by the coding sequence ATGAGTAGAAATATTGGTTTACATGAAATGACAGAAACAATCCGAATGGTTCAAATGGAAAACCTTGATATCCGTACGGTCACGATTGGTATTAACCTACGCGATTGCACGGATCCGAACTTTGAGCAAATGCAAGAACGAGTCTATGAAAAAATTATTCAATATGCTAAGAATTTAACAGGAGTGGCGGAATCCGTTGAAAAAGAATATGGCATTCCTATTATTAATAAGCGAATTTCTGTAACCCCTATTGCTGAGCTTCTTGGCCAAGCCACTGTGGAACAAGCTATAGCACTAGCAAAAACATTAGATCAAGCTGCAAAAGATCTGGGTGTTGATTTTATTGGTGGATATTCAGCTTTAGTACATAAAGGGGTTACCAAGGGAGAACAAACTCTAATAAATGCTTTACCTGAAGCCTTAAGTGTAACTGAACGGGTATGTGCTTCTGTTTCCGTTGCAACAACAAAAACAGGTATTAATATGGATGCAGTAAAACAAATGGGGGAAGTGATTAAAGAGGCCTCTGAAAAGACTCGTGATCAAAACGGTCTTGCGTGTGCGAAGCTAGTCGTTTTCGCTAACCCCGTAGAAGACAACCCATTTATGGCAGGAGCTTTCCATGGTACTGGTGAAGGTGAAGCTGTACTTAATGTCGGTGTAAGTGGGCCGGGCGTTGTGTTAAACGCATTAAAACGTCATCCAGATCAGGGCGCAGACCTTGGTTCTGTATCTAGCGTCATTAAGAACACAGTCTTTAAAATTACTCGTGCGGGAGAGTTTCTGGGACGTGTTGTCGCAGAACGTATCGGTGTTCCTTTTGGCATAATGGACTTATCCTTAGCGCCGACAAATGCATTAAACGATAGCGTTGCTGAAATTTTAGAAGAAATAGGACTTGAACGGGTCGGTACACATGGAACGATCGCAGCCCTAGCACTGATGAATGATGCTGTGAAAAAAGGCGGAGCGATGGCAAGTGAATATGTCGGTGGTTTAAGTGGAGCTTTCATACCTGTTAGTGAAGATAACGGGATGATAAAAGGGGTTTCTGATGGTGCATTATCGTTATCAAAACTAGAAGCGATGACATGTGTATGCTCTGTCGGCTTAGATATGATTGCAATCTCAGGCGATGCACCTGCTACTACTATTGCAGGTATGATTGCTGATGAGGCAGCCATCGGTATGATTAACAAAAAAACAACCGCAGTTCGCGTCATTCCTGTTCCAGATAAAGAAGAAGGGGAAATTGTTGAATTTGGTGGACTTCTAGGTCGCGCACCTGTTATGGGTGTGAATCCATATGGCTCCGGCCAGTTCATCAACCGTGGCGGACGCATACCAGCTCCTCTCCAAGCTCTCATCAACTAG
- a CDS encoding aminoglycoside phosphotransferase family protein codes for MDLQKNFVDSVHLFFKEKGKEWLDSLPELIKYCEEKWSLTVKDPYSLSINYVAPALKDDGTEVVVKICIPGEGFLDELEALRLFKDQGIVSLLDYDKKNGIFILEKLSPGHTLAELSDQAEACRYAARVMSNLIVPAPQETRLPTTKGREENLRRTYNQNPNGYGPFSKETLEKALNVFTYLNQTIEKYWLLHGDFHHYNILASGEEKWLAIDPKGLVGEIEYDLIQYMLNRLPDEGAYDVTKTRVDVFTEELNLNKERLILYGYCHTVLSTTWMVDDDGTYEGNFHQVEAIFEKLYESTFGKSILSGVSKEEL; via the coding sequence ATGGATTTACAAAAAAACTTCGTAGACTCGGTGCACTTGTTTTTTAAAGAGAAGGGGAAAGAATGGTTAGACTCCTTGCCGGAGTTGATTAAGTATTGTGAAGAAAAGTGGTCACTTACTGTGAAAGATCCCTATTCCTTATCTATTAATTATGTGGCACCAGCGTTGAAGGATGATGGCACAGAAGTTGTCGTGAAAATCTGTATTCCTGGGGAAGGGTTCTTAGACGAACTTGAGGCGTTACGTTTATTTAAGGATCAGGGTATAGTTTCTTTATTGGATTATGATAAAAAGAATGGGATATTCATTTTAGAAAAGCTCTCACCAGGACATACGTTAGCAGAACTCTCTGATCAAGCCGAAGCATGTCGGTATGCAGCTCGTGTGATGAGTAACTTAATAGTCCCGGCACCTCAAGAAACAAGGCTTCCTACTACAAAAGGTAGAGAAGAGAATTTAAGAAGAACGTATAATCAGAATCCAAACGGTTATGGACCGTTTTCAAAAGAAACACTAGAGAAAGCATTGAATGTTTTTACATATCTGAACCAAACGATCGAAAAATATTGGCTACTTCATGGTGATTTTCATCATTACAATATCTTAGCATCAGGGGAAGAAAAATGGTTAGCTATAGATCCAAAAGGGTTAGTGGGTGAAATCGAGTATGACCTTATTCAGTACATGTTAAATCGGTTGCCAGATGAAGGCGCATACGATGTTACGAAAACTCGTGTAGATGTGTTTACTGAAGAATTGAATCTAAATAAAGAACGCTTAATCTTATATGGCTATTGTCATACGGTTTTATCCACCACATGGATGGTTGATGATGATGGTACATATGAAGGGAATTTTCATCAAGTTGAAGCCATCTTTGAAAAATTGTATGAATCCACTTTTGGAAAGAGCATATTATCCGGGGTAAGCAAGGAGGAGTTATAA
- a CDS encoding DNA topology modulation protein, with product MNKIILIGSGGSGKSTLARKMGKKLNTEVHHLDLLFWKSGWVGVPKDEQRRIQTDLVKQEQWIIDGNYGGTIDIRLRAADTIIFLDMPRLLCVYRVFKRRFQYRNQTRPDMRAGTEKVRLEFLKWVWNYPKKKKPQILARLEELSDGKNIIILRSPREARTFLHNID from the coding sequence ATGAATAAAATTATACTTATCGGTTCAGGTGGTTCTGGGAAGTCCACGTTGGCTAGAAAAATGGGGAAAAAGCTTAACACTGAAGTGCATCACTTGGACTTACTTTTTTGGAAGTCTGGATGGGTAGGCGTCCCAAAGGATGAACAAAGAAGAATTCAAACGGATTTAGTGAAGCAAGAACAATGGATCATAGATGGAAACTATGGTGGAACGATAGATATCCGATTACGTGCAGCGGATACGATCATATTCTTAGATATGCCAAGGTTATTGTGTGTTTACCGAGTATTTAAAAGACGGTTCCAATATCGAAATCAAACGCGACCTGATATGAGAGCTGGAACTGAAAAAGTTAGGCTAGAATTTCTGAAGTGGGTTTGGAACTATCCTAAAAAGAAGAAACCTCAGATCTTAGCAAGACTCGAGGAATTATCTGATGGAAAGAACATTATCATTCTAAGGTCTCCCCGAGAGGCTCGAACATTTCTTCATAACATAGACTAA
- a CDS encoding amino acid ABC transporter ATP-binding protein produces MIKVEELSKTFGKSEVLSDITTQVNQGEVVSIVGPSGSGKSTFLRCLNLLETPSKGSVWVHDYEITNPKTNILKVREHIGMVFQHFHLFPHLTVLDNITYAPKQVKSISANEAETKAKSLLEKVGLTDKANAYPNSLSGGQKQRVAIARALAMEPEIMLFDEPTSALDPEMVNEVLDVMKDLAKSGMTMAVVTHEMGFAKEVADRVLFLDHGKLVEDSPPSTFFSKPETQRAQEFLEKIL; encoded by the coding sequence GTGATTAAAGTTGAAGAGCTTTCAAAAACATTTGGGAAATCTGAAGTACTGAGTGATATTACTACGCAGGTGAATCAAGGTGAAGTGGTTTCCATTGTAGGCCCTTCAGGTTCAGGGAAGTCTACGTTTCTTCGTTGCTTAAATCTTTTAGAAACACCATCTAAAGGAAGTGTTTGGGTACATGATTACGAGATTACAAACCCGAAAACCAATATTCTTAAGGTAAGAGAACATATTGGAATGGTGTTTCAACATTTTCATTTGTTTCCGCATTTAACTGTTTTAGATAATATCACATATGCTCCTAAACAAGTAAAAAGCATATCAGCTAATGAAGCTGAGACAAAAGCAAAGTCACTCCTTGAAAAAGTTGGATTAACTGACAAAGCAAATGCCTATCCGAATAGCTTATCAGGAGGACAAAAACAACGTGTTGCCATTGCACGTGCACTAGCGATGGAACCTGAAATCATGTTATTTGATGAACCAACATCCGCTCTGGATCCAGAAATGGTTAATGAGGTACTCGATGTTATGAAAGACTTGGCTAAGTCTGGAATGACAATGGCTGTTGTAACCCACGAAATGGGGTTTGCAAAAGAAGTGGCTGACCGTGTTCTCTTCTTAGACCATGGTAAATTGGTTGAGGACTCCCCACCATCCACATTTTTCAGTAAACCAGAGACCCAAAGAGCACAGGAATTCTTGGAAAAGATTTTGTAA
- a CDS encoding ACT domain-containing protein: MQNRRAIVSVIGQDQVGIIAKVTNVLASEEINVLDISQTILEEFFTMMMIIDVSDNEQLDDIRHKLQTVGDEMGLKINLQLEDVFQAMHRI; encoded by the coding sequence ATGCAAAATAGACGCGCAATCGTTAGTGTTATTGGTCAAGACCAGGTTGGGATCATTGCTAAGGTGACCAACGTGTTAGCAAGTGAAGAAATTAACGTACTTGATATTAGTCAAACCATTTTAGAAGAGTTTTTTACGATGATGATGATTATAGATGTTTCCGACAACGAACAGTTGGATGACATTCGACATAAGCTTCAGACTGTTGGTGACGAAATGGGACTAAAAATTAACCTACAACTTGAAGATGTTTTCCAAGCAATGCATCGTATTTAA
- a CDS encoding RluA family pseudouridine synthase: MQMRKKGEWLEITIPHNWVGYSIESVLKNELHVPKKLLHQIRMSKGAKQNGKEVPWSTALQQGDKLQVLLFQLEELGVITTYMDIEVLYEDDHVLVVNKPAGMNVHPNEEGQTNTLANGVAYHYQSQGQEVKVRHIHRLDQDTTGAVVFAKHPLAVAIMDRLLEQRSIKRTYLALVHGKLKQKKGVINERIGKDRHHPSRRRVSPTGQEAVTNYEVLNYMSKNDLSLVKVQLDTGRTHQIRVHLSHLGHPLYGDSMYGSKVKGSHQALHAAKVTFPHPISEEVIECVAPFIDEQDLFPGSVQDYL, from the coding sequence ATGCAAATGAGAAAAAAGGGAGAATGGCTAGAGATCACAATTCCACATAATTGGGTGGGGTATTCTATTGAGTCGGTATTAAAGAATGAATTGCATGTTCCTAAGAAGTTATTGCACCAAATTCGAATGAGTAAAGGGGCCAAGCAAAACGGAAAAGAAGTTCCTTGGTCAACAGCTCTACAACAGGGGGATAAGCTCCAAGTCCTTTTGTTTCAACTTGAAGAGTTAGGTGTAATTACTACATATATGGATATTGAAGTATTATACGAAGATGACCATGTACTGGTCGTGAATAAGCCCGCTGGAATGAACGTACACCCCAATGAAGAGGGACAGACAAATACGTTAGCTAATGGAGTAGCTTATCACTACCAAAGTCAGGGGCAAGAGGTGAAAGTCCGTCACATTCATCGGTTGGACCAAGATACAACGGGAGCTGTCGTGTTTGCAAAGCATCCATTAGCAGTGGCTATAATGGATCGATTGCTCGAACAAAGATCCATTAAACGAACCTATTTGGCTTTAGTACATGGGAAACTGAAACAGAAAAAAGGTGTGATTAATGAACGTATTGGCAAGGATCGTCATCACCCTTCTAGAAGAAGAGTTTCTCCGACTGGTCAAGAGGCTGTAACCAACTATGAAGTCCTTAATTATATGAGTAAAAATGATCTCTCCTTGGTAAAAGTTCAATTAGATACAGGGCGCACACACCAAATTCGAGTGCACTTAAGTCATCTTGGCCATCCTTTGTATGGGGATAGCATGTACGGTAGTAAAGTTAAGGGTTCCCATCAGGCGTTACATGCAGCGAAAGTTACTTTTCCGCATCCTATTTCTGAAGAGGTTATTGAATGTGTAGCTCCTTTTATAGATGAACAGGATTTATTCCCAGGTTCAGTACAGGATTATTTATAG
- a CDS encoding amino acid ABC transporter permease, with the protein MNLDFTQIVPYIPFMLKGIWVTLKFVSVSIVFGFFLGTLLALLKISRVKLFNWFADAYTSVFRGTPLILQLMIIYFAIPQLTGYNIPPFLAAVLAFGLNSSAYISEIIRAGIQAVEKGQTEAAQALGVPYRPMMKDLILPQALKNILPALMNEFITLTKESAIVSTISYLDLMRRAQVVGSDIYRNFEPLLFVGLIYYLLVMGLTMLGKLVERRLRYSD; encoded by the coding sequence ATGAATTTGGATTTTACCCAAATCGTGCCTTATATCCCTTTTATGCTAAAAGGGATATGGGTAACGTTAAAATTTGTAAGTGTGTCAATAGTGTTTGGATTTTTCTTAGGAACATTGTTAGCTTTATTAAAAATTAGTCGAGTAAAACTATTTAATTGGTTTGCTGATGCATATACATCAGTATTTCGCGGAACACCGTTAATTTTGCAACTTATGATTATTTATTTTGCTATCCCGCAATTAACAGGGTATAATATTCCACCATTTTTAGCTGCTGTATTAGCATTTGGTTTAAATTCATCCGCCTATATCTCTGAGATCATTCGAGCTGGAATTCAAGCTGTTGAGAAAGGCCAAACTGAAGCCGCTCAAGCCCTTGGAGTTCCCTATCGTCCGATGATGAAAGACTTGATTTTACCGCAAGCATTAAAAAACATATTACCAGCATTAATGAATGAATTTATCACACTAACAAAAGAATCTGCCATTGTTTCAACGATCAGCTACTTAGACCTCATGCGTCGTGCACAAGTTGTAGGATCTGATATTTATCGAAACTTTGAACCGCTTTTATTTGTTGGACTCATTTATTATCTACTCGTAATGGGATTAACGATGCTTGGTAAGCTAGTAGAAAGGAGGTTGCGCTACAGTGATTAA
- a CDS encoding AI-2E family transporter, giving the protein MWIKHPYFKYVTGTILFLILIYFLNLLDILAPFKIAISTLFFPVLIAGFLYYILKPIVRLIRKIKFIPEEVAILSVFAAIAGLLFISGKLFAQKISTQFSDITQKLPKQLKETANKAQETIEKHDMGMLSVNQLRQEASSYLSGITQNLGENISQIASALTGATTVLVVVPFVLFYFLKDDNRFIPFILNFVPKKYQDEGAKVFHDISVKLSGYIIGQITVAVVDGVLMYIGYAIIGLPYALLLAIFVMVTAVVPFFGPILGVLPALVVALTQQPAMLLFVLITLVIVQQIEGNLVAPLVLGNKLNIHPLTIILLLLVAAALYKFIGMLIAIPLYAVVKVTVLDLYQFYKRHKKTA; this is encoded by the coding sequence ATGTGGATCAAACATCCTTATTTTAAATACGTTACAGGAACTATTCTGTTTTTAATCCTTATTTACTTCTTGAATTTATTAGATATCTTAGCACCATTTAAGATAGCCATTAGCACGTTATTCTTTCCTGTCTTAATTGCTGGATTTTTGTATTACATACTTAAACCGATTGTTCGTCTTATTCGAAAAATAAAATTCATCCCTGAAGAGGTTGCTATTTTATCCGTGTTCGCAGCTATTGCAGGTCTTCTATTTATATCCGGAAAATTATTTGCACAAAAAATCAGTACCCAATTCTCTGATATTACACAAAAGCTTCCTAAACAATTAAAAGAAACAGCAAATAAGGCCCAGGAAACGATTGAGAAGCATGATATGGGAATGTTGTCTGTCAATCAGCTCCGCCAAGAAGCTAGCTCTTACTTAAGTGGAATTACTCAAAACCTAGGAGAAAATATTAGCCAAATTGCTTCTGCTTTGACTGGAGCTACTACAGTTCTAGTAGTTGTGCCATTTGTTTTATTTTATTTTCTTAAAGATGATAACCGCTTCATTCCTTTTATTCTAAATTTCGTCCCCAAAAAGTACCAAGATGAAGGGGCTAAAGTATTTCATGATATAAGTGTGAAACTATCAGGATACATCATTGGACAAATTACAGTGGCTGTAGTTGATGGTGTTCTGATGTATATTGGTTATGCGATTATAGGACTACCTTATGCTTTATTACTAGCCATATTTGTAATGGTCACAGCAGTCGTCCCGTTTTTTGGTCCAATCCTTGGAGTGCTCCCAGCACTAGTTGTTGCTTTAACACAACAACCAGCTATGCTCCTTTTTGTTCTGATTACATTGGTTATCGTTCAGCAAATAGAAGGTAATTTAGTCGCACCTCTGGTATTAGGAAACAAGCTAAATATCCATCCACTAACGATTATTCTCCTTCTATTAGTAGCTGCAGCCCTTTATAAATTTATCGGAATGCTCATTGCAATACCGCTATATGCAGTTGTTAAAGTTACAGTGTTGGATTTATATCAATTCTATAAAAGGCATAAAAAAACAGCTTAA
- a CDS encoding alpha/beta hydrolase, with translation MKVEEKIITVNERNIPYTHIQNDSRKVCFMFSGAGYTYDKPLLYYSTMVALENHFDVVHIHYSYTEKELRQTFEQFAELIVGDVKPVVSKVLSKYKYEETIFIGKSLGTIPIIQEFLKDNSFTTSKMVLLTPLLKRQQLFESLSKSKGDIFIAIGKQDPHYIPEKINKLRSIPSIHLQELEGANHSLDIEGFHTSESLSCLSLTMDSLNHFLREE, from the coding sequence ATGAAAGTGGAAGAAAAAATAATTACTGTTAATGAAAGAAATATTCCTTATACACATATTCAAAACGATTCCAGAAAGGTTTGCTTTATGTTTTCAGGCGCAGGATACACCTATGATAAACCTTTGCTCTATTACTCCACAATGGTAGCGTTAGAAAATCACTTTGATGTTGTTCATATTCATTATTCTTATACCGAGAAAGAGTTACGTCAAACCTTTGAGCAATTTGCTGAACTTATAGTAGGTGATGTGAAACCAGTAGTATCTAAAGTGTTATCTAAATATAAGTATGAAGAAACGATCTTCATAGGAAAGTCATTGGGCACAATACCGATTATTCAAGAGTTTTTAAAGGATAATAGTTTTACAACCTCTAAGATGGTTCTACTTACTCCTTTACTAAAAAGACAACAACTTTTCGAATCATTATCTAAATCGAAGGGTGACATTTTCATTGCAATTGGAAAGCAAGATCCTCACTACATACCAGAAAAAATAAATAAATTAAGAAGCATCCCTTCTATCCACCTACAAGAGTTAGAAGGTGCAAATCATTCTTTAGATATAGAGGGTTTCCATACAAGTGAATCTCTTTCTTGTTTATCCTTAACCATGGATAGTTTAAATCATTTTCTTAGAGAGGAGTAA
- a CDS encoding MBL fold metallo-hydrolase codes for MLQYKTNNITVFQSALYKTTSAIIETKKTMIVTDPNWLPEEVETIQQYVTQNKGSRDLYIIYTHSDFDHIIGAGAFPEAKVIASEEFDANPHKQEIIKQNHDFDQKYYLQRSYLHTYPSVDFVISEDGQKLELEDVTLNFYKAPGHTNDSLFTVVEPYGIFLSGDYLSDVEFPFIFSSYKDYVDTIKKAAYVYQNYDITVQIPGHGYTTDDQQEMRDRLVFSQYYLQNLLSKKQELVDELSQKYTFFEGMKSIHDSNVELAKQEIES; via the coding sequence GTGCTACAATACAAAACAAACAACATAACCGTATTTCAAAGTGCATTATACAAAACAACTTCAGCGATTATTGAAACCAAAAAGACCATGATTGTGACAGATCCGAACTGGCTACCTGAAGAGGTGGAAACCATACAACAATATGTTACACAGAATAAAGGAAGCAGAGATCTTTATATTATTTATACCCATAGTGATTTTGATCACATCATTGGTGCAGGAGCGTTCCCTGAAGCCAAAGTGATTGCTTCTGAAGAATTTGATGCAAACCCTCATAAACAAGAGATCATAAAACAAAACCATGATTTTGATCAAAAATACTATCTACAACGATCTTATCTACATACCTATCCATCAGTGGATTTTGTCATATCAGAAGATGGACAAAAGCTTGAATTAGAAGACGTTACATTAAACTTTTACAAAGCCCCAGGCCATACTAATGATAGTCTATTTACCGTTGTTGAACCTTATGGAATTTTCCTATCTGGAGATTACTTATCAGATGTGGAGTTTCCATTCATTTTTAGCAGCTATAAGGACTATGTAGATACAATTAAGAAAGCAGCGTATGTATATCAAAATTACGATATTACTGTACAGATTCCAGGTCATGGGTACACAACAGATGATCAACAAGAGATGAGGGATAGGCTGGTTTTTTCACAGTATTATCTGCAAAACCTTTTATCAAAGAAACAAGAGTTAGTGGATGAGCTATCTCAAAAGTACACATTTTTTGAAGGCATGAAAAGTATTCATGATTCAAATGTTGAGTTAGCCAAACAAGAGATTGAATCGTGA
- a CDS encoding DUF899 family protein: MTTTEVQEQIHALELELLEKKKELAALRKSLPERSVENYEFVRTTGEEVTLLELFGNKDELIVIHNMGKGCSYCTLWADGFNGVDHHLKQKAEFVVSSPDSPVVQEDFAASRKWQFPMVSVSESTFAEDMGFKKDGHYHPGVSTFRKDEKGQIYLHAQAPLGPGDDYCVTWHLFDLLPSGTDNVKVDNPLNSESQFQLTNNIAVGVNQYERAVSFYRDVIGMKLEDSYEDEAKLSMSGTNFYIEENDETNVFFEFGVKSFEETITLLRENDCVVTEEITEKSVMIKDPYGLRFHLFEIES; this comes from the coding sequence ATGACGACTACGGAAGTTCAAGAACAAATTCATGCTTTGGAGTTAGAGTTATTGGAGAAGAAAAAGGAATTAGCTGCTTTACGTAAATCTCTACCAGAAAGAAGTGTGGAGAATTATGAATTTGTTCGAACAACAGGTGAAGAAGTTACACTACTTGAGCTTTTTGGAAACAAGGATGAACTAATCGTCATTCATAATATGGGGAAAGGCTGCTCTTACTGTACCTTGTGGGCTGATGGGTTTAATGGAGTAGACCATCACCTGAAACAGAAAGCAGAATTTGTGGTATCATCTCCTGACTCTCCAGTTGTACAAGAAGATTTTGCAGCAAGTCGCAAATGGCAGTTCCCTATGGTTTCGGTTAGCGAGAGTACGTTTGCCGAAGATATGGGTTTTAAGAAGGATGGCCATTATCACCCTGGCGTTTCAACATTTCGTAAGGATGAAAAAGGTCAAATCTATCTTCATGCTCAGGCACCACTAGGCCCTGGAGATGACTACTGCGTGACGTGGCATTTGTTTGATTTACTACCGTCTGGAACGGATAATGTAAAAGTCGATAACCCATTAAATAGCGAGTCACAATTCCAGCTTACCAACAACATAGCCGTAGGAGTGAATCAATATGAACGCGCTGTGTCTTTCTACCGAGATGTTATCGGTATGAAGCTTGAAGACTCTTATGAGGATGAAGCCAAATTATCGATGAGTGGTACAAACTTTTATATAGAGGAAAATGACGAAACGAATGTATTCTTTGAGTTTGGTGTAAAATCGTTTGAAGAAACCATAACACTTTTAAGGGAAAACGATTGTGTTGTTACTGAAGAAATTACTGAAAAAAGTGTCATGATAAAAGATCCTTATGGATTGAGGTTCCACCTTTTTGAAATCGAATCCTAA